A single genomic interval of Xiphophorus couchianus chromosome 2, X_couchianus-1.0, whole genome shotgun sequence harbors:
- the rab3il1 gene encoding guanine nucleotide exchange factor for Rab-3A → MVREANVKQAGAEKQLKEAQGKIDVLQAEVTALKTLVLTSTPSSPNRQLHPQLQSSGSRGSYRRGAGHIRTNSVGAAFQTSSGKPEPSTVSIQSVATEEREMDSVLFAEFLLWREHPSLDRSSAFLSRVYREDIGPCLSFTRSELSQLVQRAVENNSLTIEPVAMSALPLVKASALECGGPKKCALSGLSRVCQHRIKLGDKGSYYYISPSSRARITAVCNFFTYIRYILQGLVRQNAEQIFWEVMRLRREMAVAKLGFYLTDQS, encoded by the exons ATGGTACGTGAAGCTAATGTGAAACAAGCAGGggcagagaaacaactgaaGGAGGCTCAAGGAAAG ATTGATGTTCTGCAAGCGGAGGTGACTGCGCTCAAAACTCTGGTGTTGACGTCCACGCCTTCCTCACCGAACCGGCAGCTGCATCCCCAGCTGCAGTCATCGGGCTCCAGGGGTTCCTACAGGCGCGGTGCGGGCCACATCCGCACCAACAGCGTCGGCGCAGCCTTCCAGACCTCATCTGGAAAACCGGAACCTTCTACTGTTTCCATTCAGTCTGTGGCTACAGAGGAGCGAGAG ATGGACTCGGTTCTGTTTGCAGAGTTTTTGTTGTGGAGGGAACATCCGAGTCTGGACCGATCCTCCGCCTTCCTGAGTCGAGTTTACCGCGAAGACATCGGGCCGTGTCTCTCCTTCACGAGATCAGAG CTGTCCCAGCTGGTCCAGAGAGCAGTGGAAAACAACTCCCTGACCATCGAACCTGTGGCCATGTCGGCTTTACCGCTGGTGAAAGCATCAGCTTTAGAGTGTGGAGGTCCTAA AAAATGTGCTTTGAGCGGCTTGTCACGAGTCTGCCAACATCGCATCAAGCTGGGAGACAAGGGGAGCTACTATTACATCTCTCCATCAAGCCGAGCTCGG ATCACGGCTGTGTGTAATTTTTTCACGTATATCCGGTACATCCTGCAGGGCTTAGTGAGACAAAATG CGGAGCAGATATTCTGGGAGGTGATGCGACTTCGTAGAGAGATGGCTGTCGCTAAGCTGGGTTTCTACCTGACGGACCAGAGCTAA
- the hps5 gene encoding BLOC-2 complex member HPS5, with translation MPSIPVVPENHNHLLAEFDCLDPLLSALRFDSGRLKCTCLAVSRKWLALGTSAGGLHLIQKEGWKQRLILTHKEGSITQVACCPHDEDFIAVATSQGLVVVWELQLERRGRPERVSVSSEHRGQNITALCWDTSTLRVFVGDSVGKVSCLRAGSSKLGKGSAFVIFPVQTVTTVDSRVVQLGYQDGRLLVSSLSRCYLCDTEKEKFWRVGNKERDGEYGACFLPQNRGLLVGQPPLLYCARPGSRIWEANFNGEVLSTHQFKKLLACPPVPLITYRNEPNYNPAQSSPQSLGFPKLLYFGDQNLLTWTGSAIYIFTPQNGQVLLWTEVKDLVDIAVHRNELFCLHGSGHLSHLSLLSAERCVERLLRRESWTLAAAVCCMFQHTITTSRARKSIPIDRLEYLKSQLSSSAQTELINQLEEVILKLEPLDSASSSRRSSISSHESFNVLDCGIYRVISRRGSQSDEETSSLMNQSVSEEERLKEFSFVQEEDQVDHDPQSAERLEADRPDQGLQFHLPLSFCTKHPRIALQAVKDSVSSFVKKTTEKINTLQMNSELRHRPEFKESAQPDTLASTTSYSDEMEIEVYNEISNAEADMDELRSATEQAVSEIQDPLVLLDPVCLREALMEWLPVLERILGPAVLLTASVTNSTLDGSGEDKWDRDYLSICTEQQRESSESVTEEAELGEKEVLCEKQPMVDTTENVAALENHPEPIRVASPTPLPSDLEANLSELATLYTELSCFRNQQEVPESTTFLRRYFFLLDQERVRRMCLLCHQQRPEMMSSFSEAMLALTQSSKVVEIIQRGDLLKSLRSLRELQPWGAPHLLAHFHRLYEKHGEAAVRSFSQFYPIITPADVETVAQRSHFLAYLDNLVHSRAEEHRLSFLQSLLEPESLRQDWLELVLTHDAPQHADTLTSDGRPRWRSHCFTWGYGRLLSLLIRLPADISSKEKMNEMCRSHGYWTGYLYLCKELQRRTEAFSTICQLDDLSLLEDPDGVEPHNLDEWKLLIQLSQQYCRVADPQLATDVNGSSWSNGSTNCEGRINPESLTLLLARTLGPDRALELLHECGVQVVLSAHSQLVCDLLRVAERRQRAMIQTMLERCDRFLWSQHA, from the exons ATGCCTTCGATACCGGTTGTGCCTGAGAACCACAATCACCTCCTGGCAGAGTTTGACTGCCTCGATCcgctcctctctgctctccgTTTTGACTCAGGCAGGCTCAAG TGTACCTGTCTGGCGGTGTCCAGGAAGTGGCTCGCATTGGGAACGTCAGCAGGAGGGTTGCACCTCATCCAGAAGGAGGGCTGGAAACAAAGACTGATTCTGACTCACAAG GAGGGATCTATCACACAAGTGGCATGTTGTCCTCATGATGAAGATTTTATTGCAGTTGCAACAAG TCAGGGTCTGGTGGTGGTGTgggagctgcagctggagcgGCGAGGTCGTCCAGAGCGCGTCAGCGTGTCATCGGAGCACAGAGGACAGAACATCACCGCCCTTTGCTGGGATACAAGCACACTTAGGGTTTTTGTTGGGGACTCTGTTGGCAAAGTGTCGTGTCTGCGGGCTGGATCATCTAAACTGGGCAAG GGGTCAGCATTTGTCATCTTTCCTGTCCAAACTGTTACTACTGTTGACTCCAGAGTGGTTCAGCTTGGATATCAGGATGGGCGCCTCCTAGTGTCTTCACTCAGTCGCTGCTACCTCTGTGACACAGAGAA GGAGAAATTCTGGCGTGTTGGAAATAAGGAGCGTGATGGGGAATACGGAGCCTGCTTCTTGCCCCAGAATAGGGGATTATTAGTGGGACAGCCGCCGCTGCTGTACTGCGCCCGGCCGGGGTCCCGAATCTGGGAGGCTAATTTTAACGGCGAGGTTCTGAGTACTCATCAATTCAAAAAGCTGCTCGCCTGCCCACCAGTCCCTTTAATCACTTACAG AAATGAGCCAAATTACAATCCAGCACAGAGTAGTCCGCAGTCTCTCGGCTTCCCTAAACTGCTTTATTTTGG AGACCAAAATCTGCTTACTTGGACCGGTTCGGCCATTTATATCTTCACACCTCAGAATGGACAGGTCCTGCTGTGGACTGAAGTTAAAG ACTTGGTTGACATTGCAGTCCACCGCAACGAGCTGTTCTGCCTCCACGGCAGCGGCCATCTGTCCCACCTGTCTTTGCTGTCTGCGGAGCGCTGCGTGGAACGTCTGCTGCGTAGAGAGTCCTGGACTCTCGCTGCTGCCGTCTGCTGCATGTTCCAGCACACAATCACGACAAGCCGG GCCAGGAAGTCCATTCCCATCGATCGCCTGGAATACCTGAAGTCTCAGCTCAGTTCCAGCGCGCAGACGGAGCTGATTAACCAGCTGGAGGAAGTGATCCTGAAGCTGGAACCGCTGGATTCTGCATCCAGCAGCCGCAGGAGCAGCATTTCTTCACAT GAGAGTTTTAACGTCCTGGACTGTGGGATCTACCGTGTGATCAGCCGCAGAGGAAGCCAGTCGGACGAGGAGACCAGCTCCCTCATGAATCAGTCCGTGTCAGAGGAGGAGCGACTGAAAGAGTTCAGCTTTGTCCAGGAGGAAGACCAGGTGGATCATG ATCCACAGAGCGCTGAGCGGCTGGAGGCCGATCGACCTGACCAAGGCCTGCAGTTTCACCTCCCACTTTCATTCTGCACCAAACACCCCCGCATAGCTTTGCAGGCCGTTAAAGACAG CGTTTCTAGTTTTGTCAAGAAGACGACAGAGAAGATCAACACCCTCCAGATGAACTCTGAACTCCGACATCGGCCTGAATTTAAAGAGAGCGCACAGCCCGACACGTTAGCCAGCACAACATCCTACTCAGACGAAATGGAGATTGA AGTTTATAACGAAATATCAAACGCAGAGGCTGATATGGATGAACTTCGTTCAGCAACAGAGCAAGCTGT CTCAGAGATACAAGATCCTTTGGTGCTCCTGGATCCAGTCTGCCTTAGAGAAGCTCTGATGGAGTGGCTCCCTGTGTTGGAGCGAATTCTGGGCCCTGCTGTTCTCCTGACAGCTTCTGTAACCAATTCCACCCTGGATGGATCAGGAGAAGATAAATGGGACAGGGATTATTTGAGCATATGCACAGAGCAACAAAGAGAATCATCAGAAAGTGTTACAGAGGAAGCAGAACTTGGAGAAAAAGAAGTCCTCTGTGAGAAACAGCCGATGGTCGACACGACTGAAAACGTCGCTGCTCTGGAGAATCATCCGGAGCCCATCCGAGTGGCGTCTCCTACGCCTTTACCATCAGATCTGGAAGCTAATCTCAGCGAGCTGGCCACTCTTTACACAGAGCTCAGCTGCTTCAGGAACCAGCAGGAGGTGCCGGAAAGCACAACTTTCCTGCGTCGCTACTTCTTCCTTCTGGACCAGGAGCGAGTGAGAAGAATGTGCCTTCTTTGTCATCAGCAGCGACCCGAGATGATGAGCTCGTTCTCTGAGGCCATGCTAG CGCTCACTCAGTCCAGCAAGGTGGTTGAAATTATTCAGAGGGGAGATTTGCTGAAATCTCTACGAAGCCTCAGAGAGCTGCAGCCTTGGGGTGCACCGCATCTCCTTGCTCACTTCCACAG GCTATATGAGAAGCATGGTGAGGCAGCTGTACGCTCGTTTTCCCAGTTCTATCCCATTATAACACCTGCTGACGTGGAGACGGTGGCTCAGCGAAGCCACTTCCTGGCGTACCTGGATAATCTTGTACATTCAAGAGCTGAGGAGCACAG GTTGTCATTTCTTCAGTCGCTCCTTGAACCTGAATCATTGAGACAGGATTGGCTGGAGCTGGTCCTGACTCACGATGCCCCTCAACACGCCGATACCCTGACCTCTGATGGAAGGCCCCG gtgGCGTTCACACTGTTTCACCTGGGGCTACGGACGTCTTTTGTCTTTGCTCATTCGTCTTCCTGCAGACATTTCATCTAAAGAGAAGATGAATGAGATGTGCCGCAGTCACGG CTATTGGACGGGTTACCTCTACCTCTGCAAAGAGCTGCAGCGTCGCACTGAAGCATTTTCCACCATCTGTCAGCTGGATGACCTCAGCCTCCTGGAGGATCCTGATG GTGTTGAACCTCATAACCTGGACGAGTGGAAGCTGCTGATCCAGCTCTCTCAGCAGTATTGCCGTGTGGCAGACCCACAGCTGGCCACAGATGTGAATGGGAGCAGCTGGTCCAACGGCTCCACGAACTGCGAAGGACGGATCAACCCGGAGAGTCTGACCCTCCTGCTGGCTCGGACGCTGGGGCCTGACCGAGCCCTGGAGCTGCTGCATGAATGTGGAGTGCAGGTGGTCCTTTCAGCCCACTCCCAGCTGGTGTGTGACCTGCTGAGAGTCGCCGAGAGGAGGCAAAG gGCGATGATTCAGACCATGCTGGAGCGCTGTGATCGGTTCCTCTGGTCTCAGCATGCCTAA
- the epx gene encoding eosinophil peroxidase has translation MSASLVGLALVLLAFPEHAVMSTPFGNSSETAYLGSAYIHQALQRAIELTDAAYAHTSERVKKSYTEGALKPSDLLAQFKQIETRTRTHIRAAELLDNTVELIREMVYTNTMVQPKPYELLSEGDVENLLQMTGCSAELHTLSCQTGCMSERYRSITGECNNRQHPRWGAANIPYSRWLPPEYEDVWGTPRGWDPEHTYHNVSLPPVRLVSQEVLFTHNDKISVDSTLSHLLVDWGQWIDHDMVLTPQSPSTSVFKTGADCTRSCSRDSPCFPIQIPLSDPRSGVQSCMPFFRSAPSCDNGVLPPRQREQLNAITSFVDASMVYGSSPGLASALRNQSSPLGSMALNSRYWDEELPYMPFLSRVQAHLDPCGPRNSSTVWASSRSALRENTTSCFHAGDSRVNEHLGLIVLHTLFLREHNRLVKELHQLNPHWSPETLYQEARKIIGAIHQILTWEHYLPRVLGESAMSQLMPRYQRYDPDVDPSIANTFATAAFRFAHVTVQPVVNRLGPDYTFNPEYPPLPLHHSLFASWRVIQEGGIDPVLRGMLLSPAKLQTAGQMMVEELTERLFQAQGGMPLDLGALNLQRSRDHGLPGYSSWRQFCNLSVPNTMSDLAEILGNFTLAHKFELLYGTPHNIDVWVGAISEPALPGGRVGPLLSCLLTRQFRALRDGDRFWWERNGVFTRTQRTHLHNVSLSRIICDNSHISRVPVDPFSRTESPEDMLACSHPLIPHLDLGPWKEPHTDPVCGPIPRIHSGYSLLCNFTILYQCRVGFRLLGSASISCDAESQKWSSPPPTCQDINECEELISSCPQHLECFNTAGSFVCSEPSRLSAVSIVAAVIVVMVGAAGLVLLLICYRRYFPKSEELISAECRQEKS, from the exons ATGTCAGCATCTCTAGTTGGACTTGCTCTTGTCCTGCTCGCCTTTCCGGAGCACGCTGTGATGAGTACACCATTTGGCAACAGCTCAG AAACTGCATATTTGGGTTCAGCATACATCCATCAGGCTCTTCAGAGAGCCATTGAGCTGACGGATGCTGCCTATGCCCACACGTCTGAGAG gGTGAAGAAGTCTTATACTGAAGGTGCCCTCAAACCCAGTGACCTACTGGCCCAGTTTAAACAGATTGAAACCAGAACCCGGACTCACATTCGAGCTGCTGAGCTGCTGGACAACACAGTGGAGCTGATCCGAGAGATGGTCTACACCAACACGATGGTGCAGCCCAAGCCGTATG AGCTTTTGAGTGAAGGAGACGTGGAGAATCTGCTGCAGATGACCGGTTGCTCTGCTGAGCTGCACACCCTCAGCTGTCAGACAGGCTGCATGTCTGAGCGCTACAGGTCCATCACAGGCGAATGCAACAACAG ACAACATCCAAGATGGGGTGCTGCAAACATCCCATATTCCCGCTGGCTGCCTCCAGAATATGAGGATGTGTGGGGGACGCCCAGAGGCTGGGACCCTGAACACACCTACCATAACGTCAGCCTCCCTCCT GTGAGACTCGTGTCACAAGAAGTGCTGTTTACTCACAACGATAAAATCTCTGTGGACTCCACTCTGTCCCACCTGCTGGTGGACTGGGGTCAGTGGATAGACCACGACATGGTGCTGACCCCTCAGAGCCCCAGCACATCCGTCTTCAAGACGGGCGCTGACTGCACCCGCAGCTGCAGCCGGGACTCGCCCTGCTTCCCCATTCAG ATCCCGCTATCCGATCCTCGCAGCGGCGTCCAGAGCTGTATGCCCTTCTTCCGTTCTGCTCCCAGCTGTGATAATGGAGTCCTGCCTCCTCGCCAGCGGGAGCAGCTCAACGCCATCACCTCCTTTGTAGACGCCAGCATGGTGTACGGCAGCTCCCCCGGCTTGGCCTCTGCTCTCAGGAACCAGTCGTCTCCTCTGGGCTCCATGGCCCTCAACTCCCGGTACTGGGATGAGGAGTTGCCGTACATGCCGTTCCTGTCCCGGGTGCAGGCTCACCTGGACCCCTGCGGTCCCCGTAACTCCTCCACCGTGTGGGCGTCGAGCAGATCGGCACTCAGGGAGAACACCACTTCATGCTTTCATGCTG ggGATTCAAGAGTCAATGAACATCTGGGACTGATTGTGCTGCACACACTCTTTCTGAGAGAGCACAACCGGCTGGTGAAGGAGCTGCACCAGCTCAACCCTCACTGGAGTCCAGAGACCCTCTATCAGGAAGCGAGGAAGATCATCGGAGCCATCCACCAG ATCCTAACCTGGGAGCACTACCTGCCACGGGTGCTTGGTGAGAGCGCCATGTCCCAGCTGATGCCCCGCTACCAGAGGTATGATCCAGATGTTGACCCAAGCATCGCCAACACGTTTGCTACGGCGGCGTTCCGTTTTGCTCACGTCACTGTTCAGCCAGTAGTGAACCGTCTGGGTCCAGATTACACCTTTAACCCAGAGTATCCCCCTCTGCCTCTGCATCACTCACTGTTTGCTTCATGGAGGGTCATACAGGAAG GTGGTATCGACCCAGTGCTGCGAGGCATGCTGCTGTCTCCCGCCAAGCTGCAGACTGCAGGTCAGATGATGGTGGAGGAACTCACAGAAAGGCTGTTTCAGGCACAGGGGGGGATGCCTCTGGACCTCGGGGCCCTGAACCTGCAGAGGAGCCGGGACCACGGCCTGCCTG GGTACAGCTCATGGCGCCAGTTCTGTAATCTTTCTGTTCCCAACACGATGTCAGATCTGGCCGAAATTTTGGGGAACTTCACTTTGGCTCATAAATTTGAGCTTTTATACGGAACACCGCACAATATCGATGTTTGGGTCGGGGCCATATCTGAGCCGGCTCTGCCCGGAGGACGAGTGGGACCGCTCCTGTCCTGCCTCCTGACCAGACAGTTCAGAGCACTGAGAGACGGGGACAG GTTCTGGTGGGAGAGAAATGGAGTTTTCACCAGAACCCAGAGGACACACCTGCACAACGTCTCCCTGTCCCGCATCATTTGTGACAACAGCCACATCAGCCGTGTCCCTGTGGACCCGTTTTCACGCACCGAGAGCCCTGAAGACATGCTGGCCTGTTCCCACCCACTCATCCCCCATCTCGACCTCGGCCCTTGGAAAGAGCCTCACACAG ATCCCGTCTGTGGCCCGATACCCAGGATTCACTCTGGCTACTCTCTGCTCTGCAACTTCACGATCCTTTATCAGTGTCGGGTTGGATTCAGGCTGCTGGGCTCTGCATCCATCAGCTGTGATGCAGAGAGCCAGAAGTGGAGCTCTCCGCCTCCAACGTGTCAAG ATATCAATGAGTGTGAGGAGCTGATTTCTTCTTGTCCACAACATCTGGAATGCTTTAACACAGCAGGTTCCTTCGTTTGCTCAG AGCCCTCCCGCCTGTCTGCTGTCTCCATCGTGGCTGCAGTGATAGTGGTGATGGTTGGTGCAGCCGGCCTGGTGCTGCTCCTGATCTGTTATCGAAG ATATTTCCCAAAGTCTGAAGAGTTGATCTCTGCTGAATGTAGGCAGGAGAAGAGTTGA